A genomic region of Micromonospora sp. NBRC 110009 contains the following coding sequences:
- the secA gene encoding preprotein translocase subunit SecA — protein MSILEKVLSAGEGRMVRRLKAIAAAVNSIEDDYVNLTDDELRGMTEQFRERLADGETLDDLLPEAFAVCREAASRVLGQRPYDVQVMGGAALHFGNIAEMKTGEGKTLTSVMPVYLNALAGEGVHVVTVNDYLAERDAAWMGRVHEFLGLTVGVVLPNRPASEHRAAYECDITYGTNNEFGFDYLRDNMAWSRDELVQRGHFFAVVDEVDSILIDEARTPLIISGPAEHSARWYQEFAAVVARLQPGTDGEGDYEVDHAKRTIAITERGVAKIEDRLGIDNLYESVNTPLVGYMNNAIKAKELYKRDKDYIVSDGEVLIVDEFTGRILHGRRYNEGMHQAIEAKEGVEIKQENQTLATITLQNYFRLYEKLSGMTGTAQTEASEFNKVYKVGVVTIPTHRPMVRLDRADVIYKTEKAKFNAVVEDIAERHEQGQPVLVGTVSVENSEILSQLLRRRGIPHSVLNAKFHAKEAEIVAQAGRKGAVTVATNMAGRGTDILLGGNPEFLAANELRQRGLDPVEQPEEYAKAMEEVLPTWKQACDVEAEEVAAAGGLYVLGTERHESRRIDNQLRGRAGRQGDPGESRFYLSLQDDLMKRFRAGAVEAVMERFNIPEDVPIESKMVTRQIKSAQAQIEGQNAEIRKNVLKYDEVLNKQRQVIYAERLRVLNGEDLSEQVRNMIDDVVGAYVVGATSEGYAEDWDLEQLWSSLKQLYPVGVTIEELEEEVGSRAGLDQDFLLARLKEDAHAAYDRREEQLGEEAVRQLERMVLLQVIDRKWREHLYEMDYLQEGISLRAYAQRDPVIEYQREGFDMFATMMDGIKEETVGFLYNLEVQVEEPEPEAEEVQLLEKPVEVRAKGLNRAPQQQGLQYSAPSVDGEAGRGGPVMEPVEQQAPALGVGRNGSERPATAGPRRAPAGMSGQAIAASTARRAAPGQVDGGEGPSRNAPCPCGSGRKYKRCHGAPNGGN, from the coding sequence GTGTCGATTCTGGAAAAGGTCCTTAGCGCGGGCGAGGGCCGCATGGTGCGCCGGCTGAAGGCCATCGCCGCCGCCGTCAACTCGATCGAGGACGACTACGTCAACCTCACCGACGATGAGCTGCGCGGCATGACCGAGCAGTTCAGGGAGCGGCTCGCCGACGGTGAGACCCTCGACGACCTGCTGCCCGAGGCGTTCGCGGTGTGCCGGGAGGCGGCCTCGCGGGTGCTCGGCCAGCGGCCCTACGACGTCCAGGTGATGGGCGGCGCGGCGCTGCACTTCGGCAACATCGCCGAGATGAAGACCGGTGAGGGCAAGACCCTGACCTCGGTCATGCCGGTCTACCTCAACGCGCTCGCCGGCGAGGGCGTGCACGTGGTCACGGTGAACGACTACCTGGCCGAGCGCGACGCCGCCTGGATGGGCCGGGTGCACGAGTTCCTCGGCCTCACCGTGGGCGTGGTGCTGCCCAACCGGCCGGCCAGCGAGCACCGCGCCGCGTACGAGTGCGACATCACCTACGGCACCAACAACGAGTTCGGCTTCGACTACCTGCGCGACAACATGGCCTGGTCGCGGGACGAGCTGGTGCAGCGCGGCCACTTCTTCGCGGTGGTCGACGAGGTCGACTCGATCCTCATCGACGAGGCCCGGACCCCGCTGATCATCTCCGGCCCGGCCGAGCACTCCGCCCGCTGGTACCAGGAGTTCGCCGCCGTGGTGGCCCGCCTCCAGCCCGGCACCGACGGCGAGGGCGACTACGAGGTCGACCACGCCAAGCGGACCATCGCGATCACCGAGCGCGGCGTCGCCAAGATCGAGGACCGGCTCGGCATCGACAACCTCTACGAGTCGGTCAACACGCCGCTGGTCGGCTACATGAACAACGCGATCAAGGCCAAGGAGCTCTACAAGCGCGACAAGGACTACATCGTCAGCGACGGCGAGGTCCTGATCGTCGACGAGTTCACCGGCCGCATCCTGCACGGCCGCCGCTACAACGAGGGCATGCACCAGGCGATCGAGGCCAAGGAGGGGGTGGAGATCAAGCAGGAGAACCAGACCCTGGCCACCATCACCCTCCAGAACTACTTCCGCCTCTACGAGAAGCTCTCCGGCATGACCGGTACCGCCCAGACCGAGGCGAGCGAGTTCAACAAGGTCTACAAGGTCGGCGTCGTGACCATCCCGACGCACCGGCCGATGGTCCGCCTCGACCGGGCGGACGTCATCTACAAGACCGAGAAGGCCAAGTTCAACGCCGTCGTCGAGGACATCGCCGAGCGGCACGAGCAGGGCCAGCCGGTGCTGGTCGGCACGGTCTCGGTGGAGAACTCCGAGATCCTCTCCCAGCTGCTGCGCCGCCGGGGCATCCCGCACTCCGTGCTGAACGCGAAGTTCCACGCCAAGGAGGCGGAGATCGTCGCCCAGGCCGGGCGCAAGGGCGCGGTCACCGTCGCCACCAACATGGCCGGCCGCGGTACGGACATCCTGCTCGGCGGCAATCCCGAGTTCCTCGCCGCCAACGAACTCCGCCAGCGCGGCCTCGATCCGGTTGAGCAGCCGGAGGAGTACGCCAAGGCGATGGAGGAGGTCCTGCCCACGTGGAAGCAGGCCTGCGACGTCGAGGCGGAGGAGGTCGCCGCCGCCGGCGGTCTCTACGTGCTGGGCACCGAGCGGCACGAGTCGCGCCGCATCGACAACCAGCTGCGCGGCCGCGCCGGCCGGCAGGGCGACCCGGGCGAGTCCCGCTTCTACCTGTCGCTGCAGGACGACCTGATGAAGCGCTTCCGGGCCGGCGCGGTCGAGGCGGTGATGGAGCGCTTCAACATCCCGGAGGACGTGCCGATCGAGTCGAAGATGGTCACCCGCCAGATCAAGAGCGCGCAGGCCCAGATCGAGGGCCAGAACGCCGAGATCCGGAAGAACGTCCTGAAGTACGACGAGGTGCTCAACAAGCAGCGCCAGGTGATCTACGCCGAGCGCCTCCGGGTGCTCAACGGCGAGGACCTCTCCGAGCAGGTCCGCAACATGATCGACGACGTGGTCGGCGCGTACGTGGTGGGCGCCACCAGCGAGGGCTACGCCGAGGATTGGGACCTCGAGCAGCTCTGGTCCAGCCTCAAGCAGCTCTACCCGGTGGGCGTCACCATCGAGGAGCTGGAGGAGGAGGTCGGCTCCCGGGCCGGTCTCGACCAGGACTTCCTGCTCGCCCGCCTCAAGGAGGACGCGCACGCCGCGTACGACCGGCGCGAGGAGCAGCTCGGCGAGGAGGCGGTCCGCCAGCTCGAGCGGATGGTCCTGCTCCAGGTGATCGACCGCAAGTGGCGCGAGCACCTCTACGAGATGGACTACCTCCAGGAGGGCATCAGTCTGCGGGCCTACGCCCAGCGCGACCCGGTCATCGAGTACCAGCGCGAGGGCTTCGACATGTTCGCCACCATGATGGACGGCATCAAGGAGGAGACGGTCGGCTTCCTGTACAACCTGGAGGTGCAGGTCGAGGAGCCCGAGCCGGAGGCCGAGGAGGTGCAGCTGCTGGAGAAGCCGGTGGAGGTCCGCGCCAAGGGTCTCAACCGCGCGCCGCAGCAGCAGGGCCTGCAATACTCGGCGCCCTCCGTCGACGGCGAGGCCGGCCGGGGTGGCCCGGTCATGGAGCCCGTCGAGCAGCAGGCGCCCGCACTGGGCGTCGGTCGCAACGGGTCGGAGCGTCCCGCGACCGCGGGCCCGCGCCGGGCCCCGGCCGGGATGAGCGGCCAGGCGATCGCGGCCAGCACCGCCCGGCGGGCCGCGCCGGGCCAGGTGGACGGCGGGGAGGGCCCGTCCCGCAACGCGCCCTGCCCGTGCGGTTCCGGCCGCAAGTACAAGCGCTGCCACGGCGCTCCGAACGGCGGCAACTGA
- a CDS encoding ComF family protein, with product MPDLGGLWSDLTDPVLPSGCAGCGERVAGLRQGFCPGCVGELASLRPAPTRPDPAPPDLPPCVALGPYAGALRAGLLAYKERGRHGLARPLGALLAEVVAAAAGAARPVTLVPVPDTARAARARYGDHLGRLTGQAAARLRAAGWRVRVLRPLRALPRPDSVELDSAGRAAAADSAFRLRRVGGAPVDGPVVLLDDIVTTGATLAAVSRVLRAAGMTPKAAAVLAATQKRHHQ from the coding sequence GTGCCGGACCTGGGCGGGCTCTGGTCGGACCTGACCGATCCGGTGCTGCCCTCGGGCTGCGCCGGCTGCGGCGAGCGCGTCGCCGGCCTACGGCAGGGCTTCTGCCCGGGCTGCGTCGGTGAGTTGGCGTCGCTGCGTCCCGCGCCCACCCGTCCAGACCCGGCCCCGCCGGACCTGCCGCCCTGCGTCGCCCTCGGTCCGTACGCGGGGGCGCTGCGGGCGGGGCTGCTGGCGTACAAGGAGCGGGGCCGGCACGGGCTGGCCCGGCCGTTGGGAGCGCTGCTCGCCGAGGTGGTGGCCGCCGCGGCGGGCGCGGCCCGGCCGGTGACCCTGGTGCCGGTGCCGGACACCGCGCGGGCGGCCCGGGCCCGCTACGGCGACCACCTGGGCCGGTTGACCGGTCAGGCGGCGGCCCGGCTGCGGGCGGCCGGCTGGCGGGTTCGGGTGCTCCGGCCGCTGCGGGCGCTGCCCCGGCCGGACTCGGTCGAACTGGACAGCGCGGGCCGGGCCGCCGCGGCCGACAGCGCCTTCCGGCTGCGCCGGGTCGGCGGGGCGCCGGTGGACGGGCCGGTGGTGCTGCTCGACGACATCGTCACCACCGGGGCGACGCTGGCGGCCGTAAGCCGGGTCTTGCGCGCGGCGGGAATGACGCCAAAGGCCGCGGCCGTGCTCGCCGCAACGCAAAAGCGGCACCATCAGTGA
- a CDS encoding helix-turn-helix transcriptional regulator, which yields MEPRFLLLSDVAAELNVSDSQVYHMVRSGELPAIKIGGRGQWRVERARLEEYIQRKYAETADWVRGNPLTDRDGE from the coding sequence GTGGAGCCCAGGTTCCTGCTGCTGTCCGACGTGGCCGCCGAGCTGAACGTGTCGGACTCGCAGGTCTACCACATGGTGCGCAGCGGCGAGCTGCCCGCCATCAAGATCGGCGGGCGCGGCCAGTGGCGGGTCGAGCGCGCCCGCCTGGAGGAGTACATCCAGCGGAAGTATGCCGAGACCGCCGACTGGGTACGCGGCAACCCGCTCACCGACCGCGACGGGGAGTGA
- a CDS encoding GNAT family N-acetyltransferase has product MEPVEIIEDGLLLRPWHAEDADAVYRACQDPDIQRWTTVPRPYLPEHALGFVTAISGQAWADGTGAPFAVCDADTGELLASCGLVSIDRALDSAEVGYWTAPWARGRGVAVRATRAVARWAFDALKLRRVIWQAEVGNHASRLVALRAGFRIEGELRLAHPAVDGRPEGWLGSLFPHELAAPGEPVPFGPDTLPARRAAVFGRPQPVLFATAAGTELRLRPLAEHDLDAVIETCRDEDTVRWTTVPHPYLPEYAEGFLRDVARAAWARGTGATFAIADADDRYAGTIDLRISPASPLVADVGFMTAPWARGRGWMPAALGALSAWGFTTLGLARIEWRANVGNTASRRAAEKAGFVFEGTARAGIQHRGERVDVWVAGLLPQDLA; this is encoded by the coding sequence ATGGAGCCCGTGGAGATCATCGAGGACGGCCTGCTGCTGCGACCGTGGCACGCCGAGGACGCCGACGCGGTGTACCGCGCCTGCCAGGATCCGGACATCCAGCGCTGGACCACCGTACCTCGCCCGTACCTGCCCGAACACGCCCTCGGATTCGTGACCGCGATCAGCGGGCAGGCCTGGGCCGACGGCACCGGGGCGCCGTTCGCCGTCTGCGACGCCGACACCGGCGAGCTGCTCGCCTCGTGCGGTCTCGTGTCGATCGACCGGGCCCTGGACTCCGCCGAGGTGGGCTACTGGACGGCGCCCTGGGCCCGCGGCCGGGGTGTGGCGGTCCGGGCCACCCGCGCGGTCGCCCGCTGGGCGTTCGACGCGCTCAAGCTGCGCAGGGTGATCTGGCAGGCCGAGGTCGGCAACCACGCCTCCCGGCTGGTCGCACTGCGGGCCGGGTTCCGGATCGAGGGCGAACTGCGGCTCGCCCACCCGGCCGTCGACGGCCGCCCGGAGGGCTGGCTCGGGTCGCTCTTCCCACACGAGCTGGCCGCGCCCGGCGAGCCCGTGCCGTTCGGACCGGACACCCTGCCGGCCCGCCGGGCCGCCGTGTTCGGCCGTCCCCAGCCCGTTCTCTTCGCCACCGCGGCGGGCACCGAACTGCGGCTGCGCCCGCTGGCAGAGCACGACCTCGACGCGGTGATCGAGACCTGCCGGGACGAGGACACCGTCCGCTGGACCACCGTCCCGCACCCCTACCTGCCGGAGTACGCCGAGGGGTTTCTGCGGGACGTCGCACGGGCCGCCTGGGCCCGGGGCACCGGCGCCACCTTCGCCATCGCCGACGCCGACGACCGGTACGCCGGCACCATCGATCTGCGGATCTCCCCCGCCTCCCCGCTCGTCGCCGACGTGGGCTTCATGACCGCCCCGTGGGCCCGGGGGCGCGGCTGGATGCCGGCCGCGCTCGGCGCGCTGAGCGCCTGGGGATTCACCACGCTCGGCCTCGCCCGGATCGAGTGGCGGGCCAACGTGGGCAACACCGCCTCCCGGCGCGCCGCCGAGAAGGCCGGCTTCGTCTTCGAGGGCACCGCCCGGGCCGGCATCCAGCACCGGGGGGAACGCGTGGACGTCTGGGTGGCCGGGCTGCTGCCGCAGGATCTGGCGTGA
- a CDS encoding DUF6912 family protein codes for MTDELVRVYVPATVPMLARLREEGLPAGEAHAVTPELREWYAEGDEEELEYVAFTRAAQDALLLLRADPGAPRRRVVVSVDLPARAVARVDGELGSSVVRLAGPAPVKAVAAIHVDGAEAVDDVAAAAQVVVEAQAGDPDAQFTVDGAEDHELEWYDVTELDLLLGEVS; via the coding sequence GTGACCGACGAGCTTGTCCGGGTGTACGTGCCGGCCACCGTCCCGATGCTCGCGCGGCTGCGCGAGGAGGGGCTCCCGGCCGGTGAGGCGCACGCGGTGACCCCGGAGCTGCGCGAGTGGTACGCCGAGGGCGACGAGGAGGAACTGGAGTACGTCGCCTTCACCCGGGCCGCCCAGGACGCGCTGCTGCTGCTCCGGGCCGACCCGGGCGCGCCCCGGCGCCGGGTGGTCGTCTCGGTGGACCTGCCGGCCCGGGCGGTCGCCCGGGTCGACGGCGAGCTGGGGTCCAGCGTGGTGCGGTTGGCGGGGCCGGCGCCGGTGAAGGCGGTGGCCGCGATCCACGTGGACGGGGCGGAGGCGGTGGACGACGTGGCCGCCGCCGCCCAGGTGGTGGTGGAGGCGCAGGCCGGCGACCCGGACGCCCAGTTCACCGTCGACGGCGCCGAGGACCACGAGCTTGAGTGGTACGACGTGACCGAGCTGGACCTGCTGCTGGGCGAGGTCTCCTGA
- a CDS encoding LpqB family beta-propeller domain-containing protein, with translation MRRRLLTVLLAGALLPAGLAGCGIPDRTEVQVDGRGPAVESGSLNGSGGQPPTRSATEDPKEFIREYLAAAAGEREQAYDRVKKFIAKEAQGRLRKKQSSEVELTVVRLLESPETTLLTNQGTWQVTVRAQQVGVLRADGTLEEPAGRDVEYKFKLRRADPGTQGLLITDLPNVLLLTDEALRQYYGTYTVYFWNSDQSQLVPDWRYLPSAVPAERRVTEVVRWLTGGPSEWLASGVTKVPDGTGLINNVTGSDDRWEVNLTMPAAYDDRLAKLATQLAWSLQELTGQLDLKIQNQQRRTVDLGQEREAHPLYPNLRTPERFCVYGGAIHPLAIGNEPVGAVPVAAADNRNVVSAALSRAGDEVLAALVTRSDQKQRLQVGSGRGEVTVDNRSSRLFRSIGRPVWLRSADVQHPSGLVVADGTLYRFDGAAGMSPVDDLSGPVTAVAASLDGHRIALIMSGELYVAPVSADGGVVTVGKPRRLATRLTKLTAVDWYAENYLVFAGNDGRQPAIYQTTVDGAVQFPLNSDTGAPVSHLAAFPGGSSGALPSYSFMYQATRAYRNNPFTEIERAQVRDVAAGAKPSDPSAPFFLY, from the coding sequence GTGAGGCGCCGTCTGCTGACCGTGCTGCTGGCCGGCGCGCTGCTGCCCGCCGGGCTGGCCGGCTGCGGCATCCCCGACCGCACCGAGGTCCAGGTCGACGGCCGGGGGCCGGCGGTCGAGTCTGGCTCGCTCAACGGCAGTGGCGGCCAACCGCCGACCCGCAGCGCGACCGAGGACCCCAAGGAGTTCATCCGCGAATACCTGGCCGCGGCGGCGGGCGAGCGGGAGCAGGCGTACGACCGGGTCAAGAAGTTCATCGCCAAGGAGGCCCAGGGCCGGCTGCGGAAGAAGCAGAGCAGCGAGGTCGAGCTGACCGTGGTCCGGCTGCTGGAGTCCCCGGAGACCACACTGCTGACCAATCAGGGCACCTGGCAGGTGACGGTGCGGGCGCAGCAGGTCGGGGTGCTGCGCGCAGACGGCACCCTGGAGGAGCCGGCGGGCCGGGACGTCGAGTACAAGTTCAAGCTCCGTCGCGCCGATCCCGGCACTCAGGGGTTGCTGATCACCGACCTGCCGAACGTGCTGCTGCTCACCGACGAGGCGCTGCGCCAGTACTACGGTACGTACACCGTCTACTTCTGGAACTCCGACCAGAGCCAGCTGGTGCCCGACTGGCGCTACCTGCCCAGCGCGGTCCCCGCCGAACGGCGGGTCACCGAGGTGGTGCGGTGGCTGACCGGCGGCCCGTCCGAATGGCTGGCCTCCGGGGTGACCAAGGTGCCCGACGGCACCGGGCTGATCAACAACGTCACCGGCTCCGACGATCGCTGGGAGGTCAACCTCACCATGCCGGCGGCCTACGACGACCGGCTCGCCAAGCTCGCCACCCAGCTGGCTTGGTCCCTGCAGGAATTGACCGGGCAGCTGGACCTGAAGATCCAGAACCAGCAGCGGCGCACCGTCGACCTGGGGCAGGAGCGGGAGGCCCATCCGCTCTACCCGAACCTGCGAACGCCGGAGCGGTTCTGCGTCTACGGCGGGGCGATCCATCCGCTCGCCATCGGCAACGAGCCGGTCGGCGCGGTGCCGGTGGCGGCCGCCGACAACCGGAACGTGGTGTCGGCGGCGCTCAGTCGGGCCGGCGACGAGGTGCTGGCGGCGCTGGTGACCCGCTCGGACCAGAAGCAGCGCTTGCAGGTCGGCTCCGGCCGCGGTGAGGTGACCGTCGACAACCGGAGCTCTCGGCTTTTCCGCTCGATCGGCCGCCCGGTCTGGCTCCGCTCCGCCGACGTGCAGCACCCGTCCGGCCTGGTGGTGGCGGACGGCACGCTCTACCGCTTCGACGGCGCGGCCGGGATGAGCCCGGTGGACGACCTGTCCGGTCCGGTCACCGCGGTGGCCGCCTCGCTCGACGGGCACCGGATCGCGCTGATCATGAGCGGCGAGCTCTACGTCGCGCCGGTGAGCGCCGACGGTGGTGTGGTCACCGTGGGCAAGCCGCGCCGGCTGGCCACCCGGCTCACCAAGCTCACCGCCGTGGACTGGTACGCGGAGAACTATCTGGTCTTCGCCGGCAACGACGGGCGCCAGCCGGCCATCTACCAGACCACGGTCGACGGGGCGGTGCAGTTCCCGCTCAACAGCGACACCGGTGCGCCGGTGTCCCACCTTGCCGCCTTCCCGGGCGGCTCGTCCGGCGCGCTGCCGTCCTACTCGTTCATGTACCAGGCCACCAGGGCATACCGGAACAACCCGTTCACCGAGATCGAGCGGGCGCAGGTGCGGGACGTCGCGGCCGGAGCCAAGCCGTCCGACCCGAGCGCCCCGTTCTTCCTCTACTGA
- the hpf gene encoding ribosome hibernation-promoting factor, HPF/YfiA family, which yields MDIVVKGRNVEVPDHYRVHVAEKLAKIERYDHKLIRVDVELFHERNPRQADHCQRVEITCVTRGPVIRAEACTNDFYSALDAAIAKLDTRFRRAADRRRVHRGRHAPLSVAAATADLPVADLDGPGLAVLNGHGTATAVAERPDEDGYEEYDDQPWHIAREKVHPAEPMTVDDALFQMELVGHDFYLFQDKESGRPSVVYRRHAYDYGIISLDA from the coding sequence GTGGACATCGTGGTCAAGGGCCGTAACGTCGAAGTGCCGGACCATTACCGGGTGCACGTAGCTGAAAAGCTCGCGAAGATCGAACGCTACGACCACAAGCTCATTCGCGTGGACGTCGAGTTGTTCCACGAGCGCAATCCGCGCCAGGCCGATCACTGCCAGCGGGTGGAAATCACCTGCGTGACGCGCGGTCCGGTGATCCGGGCCGAGGCCTGCACGAATGACTTCTACAGCGCGCTGGACGCGGCCATAGCCAAGCTGGACACCCGGTTCCGCCGGGCGGCCGACCGGCGTCGGGTACACCGTGGGCGGCACGCGCCGCTCTCCGTCGCCGCCGCCACCGCGGACCTGCCGGTCGCCGACCTGGACGGGCCCGGACTGGCGGTGCTGAACGGGCACGGGACGGCCACCGCGGTCGCCGAACGGCCCGACGAGGACGGCTACGAGGAGTACGACGACCAGCCCTGGCACATCGCGCGGGAGAAGGTGCACCCCGCCGAGCCGATGACCGTCGACGACGCCCTGTTCCAGATGGAACTGGTCGGCCACGACTTCTACCTGTTCCAGGACAAGGAGTCCGGCCGCCCGAGCGTCGTCTACCGCCGGCACGCCTACGACTACGGGATCATCTCGCTCGACGCCTGA
- the pruA gene encoding L-glutamate gamma-semialdehyde dehydrogenase — protein sequence MDAVFSVPEPRNEPVHTYEPGSAERERLQRRLTELAAERIDLPMTIAGEQRMAAGDPIDVVQPHKHAHVLGVTGHATHDDARAAVKAAKDAAPMWRALPFEERAAIFLRAADLLSGPWRDTLNGATMLGQSKTVVQAEIDSACELIDFLRFNVYFARKLLAEQPMSSPGVWNRFDHRPLEGFVYAVTPFNFTAIAGNLPSAPALLGNTVVWKPGPTQQFAAHFTMRLFEAAGLPPGVINMVTGRGEEVSDVVLADPDLAGIHFTGSTKVFQHLWKTVGDNIARYRGYPRLVGETGGKDFVVAHSSADVDALHTALIRGAYEYQGQKCSAASRAYVPRSLWEGGLRDRLAATADSLTYGDVTDFSNFGGAVIDDKAFGRHLAALELIKGDDSCTVLAGGTADDSVGYFVRPTLFECSDAAHETFTTEYFGPILGVHVFDDARFDEVVHQAESIAPYALTGSIFATDRRVVDQVAEKMRYAAGNFYINDKPTGAVVGQQPFGGARASGTNDKAGSWHNLVRWTSPRTIKETFVPPTEHGYPHMG from the coding sequence ATGGACGCCGTGTTCTCCGTACCCGAGCCGCGCAACGAGCCGGTCCACACCTACGAGCCCGGCAGCGCCGAACGGGAGCGGCTCCAGCGGCGGCTGACCGAGCTGGCCGCGGAGCGCATCGACCTGCCGATGACCATCGCCGGCGAGCAGCGGATGGCCGCCGGCGACCCGATCGACGTGGTGCAGCCGCACAAGCACGCCCACGTGCTCGGCGTCACCGGGCACGCCACCCACGACGACGCCCGGGCCGCGGTCAAGGCCGCCAAGGACGCCGCGCCGATGTGGCGGGCGCTGCCCTTCGAGGAGCGCGCCGCGATCTTCCTGCGCGCCGCCGACCTGCTCTCCGGCCCGTGGCGGGACACCCTCAACGGGGCCACCATGCTGGGCCAGTCCAAGACGGTGGTCCAGGCCGAGATCGACTCGGCCTGCGAGCTGATCGACTTCCTCCGGTTCAACGTCTACTTCGCCCGCAAGCTCCTGGCGGAGCAGCCGATGTCCTCGCCCGGCGTGTGGAACCGCTTCGACCACCGGCCGCTGGAGGGCTTCGTCTACGCGGTCACCCCGTTCAACTTCACCGCGATCGCCGGCAACCTGCCCTCGGCGCCGGCCCTGCTCGGCAACACCGTGGTCTGGAAGCCGGGCCCGACGCAGCAGTTCGCCGCGCACTTCACCATGCGGCTCTTCGAGGCGGCCGGCCTGCCGCCCGGCGTGATCAACATGGTCACCGGGCGCGGCGAGGAGGTCTCCGACGTCGTGCTCGCCGACCCGGACCTGGCCGGCATCCACTTCACCGGCTCGACCAAGGTCTTCCAGCACCTGTGGAAGACCGTCGGCGACAACATCGCCCGCTACCGGGGCTACCCGCGCCTGGTCGGCGAGACCGGCGGCAAGGACTTCGTGGTCGCCCACTCCAGCGCCGACGTGGACGCCCTGCACACCGCGCTGATCCGTGGCGCGTACGAGTACCAGGGACAGAAGTGCTCGGCCGCGTCCCGGGCGTACGTGCCGCGGTCCCTCTGGGAGGGTGGGCTGCGCGATCGGCTTGCCGCCACCGCCGACTCGCTGACCTACGGCGACGTGACCGACTTCAGCAACTTCGGCGGCGCCGTCATCGACGACAAGGCGTTCGGTCGGCACCTCGCCGCGCTGGAGCTGATCAAGGGCGACGACAGCTGCACGGTCCTGGCCGGCGGCACGGCCGACGACTCGGTCGGCTACTTCGTCCGGCCGACGCTCTTCGAGTGCTCCGACGCGGCGCACGAGACCTTCACCACCGAGTACTTCGGCCCGATCCTCGGCGTGCACGTCTTCGACGACGCCCGCTTCGACGAGGTGGTCCACCAGGCCGAGTCGATCGCCCCGTACGCGCTGACCGGGTCGATCTTCGCGACCGACCGCCGGGTGGTCGACCAGGTGGCCGAGAAGATGCGGTACGCGGCCGGCAACTTCTACATCAACGACAAGCCGACCGGCGCCGTGGTCGGGCAGCAGCCGTTCGGCGGCGCCCGGGCCAGCGGCACCAACGACAAGGCGGGCTCCTGGCACAACCTGGTCCGCTGGACGTCGCCGCGGACGATCAAGGAGACCTTCGTCCCGCCGACCGAGCACGGGTACCCGCACATGGGCTGA
- a CDS encoding GNAT family N-acetyltransferase → MTPETIEAYGVRLRPSRLADVADTVAACTDPLTRRFMTGLPDPYTEESARWWITEGAPAAWATGGAAYAIADPATDRLLGAVGLSNPVPARRQLEIGYWVAPWARGRGVATAATRALAERTFAADTARLELLAAPENVASQRVALAAGFRHEGVRRAAGTAPDGGRYDLVAWVRLADDPPGPTARPLPDLPGGRLTDGVVALRRLGPADVDPLHRLHTLPEVVANRVPPVPPTRESIERRCRLAESHWLAGRSADVAIVDAGTGAVAGGCALVYDEPSTGQAMLGYSLLPEARGRGLATRTVGLVAGWAFDIGLARLWAGTRPENVASQRVLEKAGFRREGLLRGRLPGPAGSRLDSVLYGLLAADRARPR, encoded by the coding sequence GTGACGCCTGAGACGATCGAGGCGTACGGGGTGCGGCTGCGGCCGTCCCGGCTGGCCGATGTGGCGGACACCGTGGCCGCCTGCACGGATCCGCTGACCCGGCGGTTCATGACCGGCCTGCCGGACCCCTACACCGAGGAGAGCGCCCGCTGGTGGATCACCGAGGGCGCGCCTGCGGCCTGGGCCACCGGCGGTGCCGCGTACGCGATCGCCGACCCCGCCACCGACCGGCTGCTCGGCGCCGTCGGGCTCAGCAACCCGGTGCCGGCCCGCCGGCAGCTGGAGATCGGCTACTGGGTGGCGCCGTGGGCACGCGGTCGGGGCGTGGCCACGGCGGCCACCCGGGCGCTGGCCGAACGGACCTTCGCCGCCGACACCGCCCGGCTGGAACTGCTCGCCGCGCCCGAGAACGTGGCCAGCCAGCGGGTGGCACTCGCCGCGGGCTTCCGGCACGAGGGGGTACGCCGCGCGGCCGGCACCGCGCCCGACGGCGGCCGGTACGACCTGGTCGCCTGGGTACGCCTCGCCGACGACCCGCCCGGGCCGACCGCCCGGCCGCTGCCGGACCTGCCCGGGGGCCGGCTCACCGACGGGGTGGTCGCCCTGCGCCGGCTCGGGCCGGCGGACGTGGACCCCCTGCACCGGCTGCACACGCTGCCGGAGGTGGTGGCGAACCGGGTGCCGCCGGTCCCGCCCACCAGGGAGTCGATCGAGCGGCGCTGCCGCCTGGCGGAGAGCCACTGGCTGGCCGGCCGCTCCGCCGATGTCGCCATCGTCGACGCGGGCACCGGCGCGGTGGCCGGCGGGTGCGCGCTGGTGTACGACGAGCCGTCCACCGGCCAGGCCATGCTCGGCTACAGCCTGCTGCCCGAGGCGCGGGGCCGGGGGCTGGCCACCCGGACGGTCGGCCTCGTGGCGGGCTGGGCGTTCGACATCGGGCTGGCCCGGCTCTGGGCCGGCACCCGGCCGGAGAACGTCGCCTCGCAGCGGGTGCTGGAGAAGGCCGGATTCCGGCGCGAGGGGCTGCTGCGCGGCCGGCTGCCCGGCCCGGCCGGCAGCCGCCTCGACTCGGTGCTCTACGGCCTGCTGGCCGCCGACCGCGCCAGGCCCCGCTGA